From the Nodularia sp. NIES-3585 genome, one window contains:
- a CDS encoding PEP-CTERM sorting domain-containing protein: MKVSSPSVKFGLKIASSSFLATTIIGFSSVSAFAAQFISVQSTVTLSGTIELPRINPNFNASTTRVGTDSEGRYFRNGVLVYQSDFVKSTDGVNYYVDFKGIPFVSLDGVLTSPILSGGELKPYNYQNNPGLPGVKFQGVVQDEFVLGRAFYQGIVTDPSTGKQYEGEFRVSGFSPRYTNTNGGNFPTVFDFQSDIPGNPTIRSLSLDDFLVSFNVRIEGDGVEIISTPPSDVTSVPEPATIGGLFLAGIMGLFLKRKSALFPKY; the protein is encoded by the coding sequence ATGAAAGTTAGTTCACCATCAGTGAAATTTGGTTTAAAAATTGCAAGTAGCAGCTTTTTAGCCACCACGATTATTGGGTTCAGTAGCGTAAGTGCTTTTGCGGCTCAATTCATCTCAGTTCAATCTACTGTCACATTATCAGGCACCATTGAGCTTCCTCGGATTAATCCCAATTTTAATGCTAGTACTACTCGTGTTGGTACAGATAGCGAAGGAAGGTATTTCCGAAATGGTGTTCTTGTGTACCAGTCAGACTTTGTAAAGTCAACGGATGGTGTGAATTACTACGTCGATTTTAAGGGTATTCCTTTTGTATCCTTAGATGGCGTTCTCACTTCACCAATTCTTTCTGGTGGTGAATTGAAACCTTATAATTACCAGAATAATCCGGGTTTGCCAGGAGTGAAATTTCAAGGCGTTGTTCAGGATGAATTTGTTCTCGGTAGAGCCTTTTACCAGGGTATTGTCACTGATCCCAGCACAGGTAAGCAGTATGAAGGCGAGTTTCGAGTTAGTGGATTTAGCCCGCGGTATACCAATACTAACGGTGGCAATTTTCCCACAGTTTTTGATTTCCAATCTGATATTCCAGGCAATCCAACCATAAGATCCTTGTCCTTAGACGACTTCTTGGTGAGTTTTAATGTCAGAATAGAAGGAGACGGAGTAGAAATTATCTCAACACCACCCAGCGATGTAACTTCTGTACCAGAACCTGCCACTATAGGTGGTCTGTTTTTAGCAGGTATTATGGGTTT